The following coding sequences are from one Formosa haliotis window:
- a CDS encoding queuosine precursor transporter, which translates to MNKKDVFVAHRVYLLLGALFMTSLVVSNLIFQKFFYWYPFNLNIFGASLFEVSVGILPYPITFLITDLISEIYGKKAANQIVVTGIFASVFSMLIVYTADVVPATNWSPVNDSQFTNVFGSTIIAVFASMMAYLFAQFVDIQIYHYWKTLTKGKHLWLRNNFSTFLSQFIDTLTVLLLLCFFGKIEWTKFAGLLISGFLFKVLMALIDTPFLYLGVYLFRRRFNLKVNEEIHLI; encoded by the coding sequence ATGAATAAAAAAGATGTATTTGTAGCCCATCGTGTTTACCTTTTATTAGGTGCGCTATTTATGACTTCTTTGGTAGTTTCTAATTTAATTTTTCAAAAATTCTTTTATTGGTATCCATTTAATCTTAATATTTTTGGTGCAAGCCTATTTGAGGTGTCTGTAGGCATTCTACCCTATCCCATTACATTTCTAATTACCGATTTAATAAGTGAGATTTATGGTAAAAAAGCAGCTAACCAAATTGTGGTAACCGGCATATTTGCTTCCGTATTTTCAATGCTCATTGTTTACACAGCAGATGTTGTTCCGGCAACAAATTGGTCTCCGGTTAACGATTCTCAGTTTACAAATGTGTTTGGAAGCACAATTATTGCGGTGTTTGCAAGTATGATGGCGTATTTATTTGCGCAATTTGTCGATATTCAGATTTATCACTACTGGAAAACTCTTACAAAAGGGAAACATTTGTGGTTAAGAAACAATTTTTCAACCTTTTTATCACAATTTATTGATACACTTACTGTTTTATTGCTACTTTGTTTTTTTGGTAAAATAGAATGGACTAAATTTGCAGGGTTATTGATCAGCGGTTTTTTGTTTAAAGTTTTAATGGCTTTAATTGACACACCGTTTTTATATTTAGGCGTTTATCTGTTTAGAAGGCGTTTCAATCTAAAAGTAAACGAAGAAATACATCTTATTTAG
- the folK gene encoding 2-amino-4-hydroxy-6-hydroxymethyldihydropteridine diphosphokinase, producing the protein MTKRVYISIGSNKGERFQHLQHAVNRIFENIGTIEFISKVYTSPAFGFESDEFLNACLVVKTDLLPETVMKTLLDIEAELGRTRTDSNGYEARVIDLDIIFIDDDIIETTLLQVPHPEMHKRRFVLQPLNDVAPRVVHPVFKQLVCELLQSCTDDSVLQPINECLKNPIERFNFSHHNYIAIEGNIGAGKTSLSTKMSEDFNAKLVLERFADNPFLPKFYEDASRYAFPLEMSFLADRYQQISDDLSQLDLFKDFIVSDYDVFKSLIFSRITLEEDEFKLYRKLFYIMYKEIAKPDLYVYLYQNTERLQQNIKKRGRQYEQQIADDYLNKINLGYLEFLKNQKDFKVKIIDISNKDFVNNRADYLWVLGEISNEFSTN; encoded by the coding sequence ATGACAAAACGCGTTTACATATCTATAGGAAGTAATAAAGGAGAACGATTTCAGCATTTACAACATGCAGTAAATCGCATTTTTGAAAATATTGGGACTATAGAGTTTATTTCGAAAGTATATACCTCCCCTGCTTTTGGCTTTGAAAGCGACGAGTTTTTAAATGCCTGTTTAGTGGTTAAAACCGACTTGCTTCCTGAAACGGTAATGAAAACCTTACTCGATATTGAAGCAGAATTAGGTCGTACCCGAACGGATAGCAACGGATACGAAGCACGTGTCATAGATTTAGATATTATTTTTATTGATGACGATATCATTGAAACGACTTTACTACAAGTGCCGCATCCAGAAATGCATAAACGTCGTTTTGTGCTACAACCTTTAAACGATGTAGCACCACGAGTGGTACATCCTGTTTTTAAGCAATTAGTATGTGAATTGTTACAAAGTTGTACAGACGATAGCGTTTTACAGCCAATTAATGAATGTTTAAAGAATCCGATAGAGAGGTTCAATTTTTCTCATCATAACTATATCGCTATCGAAGGGAATATAGGTGCTGGTAAAACCAGTTTGTCTACTAAAATGTCTGAAGATTTTAATGCTAAATTAGTTTTAGAACGTTTTGCCGACAATCCGTTTTTACCTAAATTTTACGAAGATGCATCACGTTATGCTTTTCCGCTAGAAATGTCTTTTCTTGCAGACAGATACCAACAAATTAGCGACGATTTATCTCAGCTTGATTTGTTTAAAGATTTTATTGTAAGCGATTACGATGTGTTTAAATCGTTGATTTTTTCAAGAATTACGCTCGAAGAAGACGAGTTTAAACTCTACAGAAAATTGTTCTACATTATGTATAAAGAGATTGCAAAACCAGATTTATACGTGTATTTATATCAAAATACAGAACGCCTGCAACAAAATATAAAAAAGAGAGGCCGCCAATACGAGCAGCAAATTGCCGACGATTATTTGAATAAAATCAACTTAGGGTATTTAGAATTTCTAAAAAATCAAAAGGACTTTAAAGTAAAAATCATCGATATATCAAACAAAGATTTCGTAAATAATAGAGCCGATTACTTATGGGTTCTAGGCGAAATAAGTAATGAATTTAGTACAAATTAG
- a CDS encoding RNA methyltransferase gives MRKLKNSELDRLSVEDFKETKKTPLIIVLDNIRSLNNIGSVFRTSDAFLIEKIYLCGITATPPHKDIHKTALGSTDTVAWEYAENTLEVIEKLQAQNIRVLSIEQAVNATMLNQFTPETDTTYALVFGNEVKGVAQNVVNASDMVIEIPQFGTKHSLNISVSCGVVVWDLFSKLSPVLK, from the coding sequence ATGCGCAAACTAAAAAACAGTGAGTTAGACCGATTGAGTGTTGAAGATTTTAAAGAGACAAAAAAAACACCACTGATTATTGTTTTAGACAACATTAGAAGTCTTAACAATATTGGATCTGTATTTAGAACAAGTGATGCATTTTTGATAGAAAAAATATATTTATGTGGCATTACGGCTACGCCTCCGCATAAAGACATTCATAAAACGGCATTGGGAAGCACAGATACGGTTGCTTGGGAGTATGCGGAAAACACCTTGGAGGTTATAGAAAAACTTCAGGCCCAAAACATAAGAGTTTTAAGTATAGAACAAGCCGTAAACGCAACCATGTTAAACCAATTTACTCCGGAAACCGACACCACTTACGCACTTGTATTCGGGAACGAGGTTAAAGGGGTAGCACAAAACGTCGTAAATGCTAGCGATATGGTAATTGAAATTCCTCAGTTTGGCACCAAACATTCTTTAAATATCTCGGTGAGTTGTGGTGTGGTTGTTTGGGACTTGTTTAGTAAACTTTCACCAGTTTTAAAATAA
- the mutS gene encoding DNA mismatch repair protein MutS produces MAKKTKKETPLMKQYNAIKAKYPDALLLFRVGDFYETFGEDAIKTAGILGIILTKRGAGSESEIELAGFPHHSINTYLPKLVKAGERVAICDQLEDPKQTKTIVKRGVTELITPGVSLNDEVLKSKSNNFLCSVHFGKTHIGISFLDISTGEFLTSQGNDEYIDKLLQNFNPSEILVSKPKRNTFKDTFGDDYHVFYLEDWVYQTDYTNETLLKHFNTKSLKGFGVENLEDGIIASGSILHYLSETQHNKLEHIASISRIAEDDYVWMDRFTMRNLELYNSTNNNAVTLLHVIDKTISPMGGRMLKRWLALPLKTAEKIKQRHEVVDFLTKTTESHQKIRNYIKNIGDLERLISKVATAKVNPREVIQLKNSLEAIVPIKTLASDSTNEALKIIGDKLQSCDLLRERIKKTLNEDAPVNVLKGNTIAVGFSEELDELRGLSTSGKNYLDDMLERESARTGITSLKIASNNVFGYYIEVRNTHKDKVPEEWIRKQTLVNAERYITEELKEYEAKILGAEERILAIEQKLFSDLVAWMSQYIKPVQQNAFLIGQLDCLCGFAQLATDNDYVYPTIDDTFDLEITEGRHPVIEKQLPIGEPYIANDVFLDRSSQQIIMITGPNMSGKSAILRQTALIVLLAQIGSFVPAKAARIGVVDKIFTRVGASDNISMGESTFMVEMNETASILNNMSERSLVLLDEIGRGTSTYDGISIAWAISEYLHEHPAKAKTLFATHYHELNEMTETFSRIKNFNVSVKELKDNVLFLRKLVEGGSEHSFGIHVAKMAGMPQQVLHRANTILKKLEKSHSSEELTDKVKTISDDLQLSFFNLDDPLLENIKEEIVNTDIDTLTPVEALMKLNEIKRMLVKPSKTVKS; encoded by the coding sequence TTGGCAAAAAAAACTAAAAAGGAAACGCCGTTAATGAAACAGTATAACGCGATTAAAGCGAAGTATCCCGACGCTTTATTGCTATTTCGTGTAGGCGATTTTTACGAAACCTTTGGTGAAGACGCCATTAAAACGGCTGGTATTTTAGGAATTATTCTAACAAAACGTGGTGCTGGAAGTGAAAGTGAAATAGAATTGGCAGGTTTTCCGCATCATTCTATAAACACGTATTTGCCAAAACTGGTAAAAGCGGGAGAACGTGTTGCCATTTGCGACCAGTTAGAAGATCCGAAGCAAACAAAAACGATTGTTAAACGTGGGGTTACTGAATTAATAACACCTGGAGTATCGTTAAATGATGAGGTTTTAAAATCGAAATCGAATAACTTTTTATGTTCGGTTCATTTTGGTAAAACCCATATCGGGATTTCTTTTTTAGATATTTCTACCGGAGAATTTTTAACCTCGCAAGGGAATGATGAATACATAGATAAACTCCTTCAAAATTTTAATCCTAGCGAAATTTTAGTGTCTAAACCAAAACGTAATACGTTTAAAGACACGTTTGGCGACGATTATCATGTGTTTTATTTGGAAGATTGGGTATATCAAACCGATTACACCAATGAAACTCTTTTAAAACATTTTAATACCAAATCGTTAAAAGGGTTTGGGGTCGAAAATTTAGAAGATGGAATTATTGCTTCAGGGTCTATTTTACATTATCTAAGCGAAACCCAGCATAATAAATTAGAGCATATTGCATCTATTTCGCGTATTGCCGAAGATGATTATGTGTGGATGGATCGCTTTACTATGCGAAATTTAGAGTTGTACAACTCTACCAATAACAATGCCGTTACCTTATTGCATGTTATAGATAAAACCATTTCGCCTATGGGCGGACGTATGTTAAAACGTTGGTTGGCTCTGCCTTTAAAAACCGCAGAAAAAATTAAGCAGCGCCATGAAGTGGTTGATTTTTTAACAAAAACAACAGAATCGCATCAAAAGATTCGAAATTATATTAAAAATATAGGCGATTTAGAGCGCTTGATTTCAAAAGTAGCAACGGCTAAAGTGAATCCTCGAGAGGTTATTCAGCTTAAAAATTCATTGGAAGCCATTGTGCCTATAAAAACATTAGCATCAGATTCTACCAACGAGGCTTTAAAAATTATAGGCGATAAATTGCAGAGTTGCGATTTGCTAAGAGAACGCATCAAGAAAACTTTAAATGAAGACGCTCCAGTAAATGTGTTAAAAGGAAATACAATTGCTGTAGGATTTTCAGAAGAATTAGACGAATTACGTGGTTTATCTACTTCGGGAAAAAATTATCTCGATGATATGTTGGAGCGCGAAAGTGCTAGAACCGGAATTACATCTTTAAAAATAGCCTCGAATAATGTATTTGGCTATTATATTGAAGTGCGGAATACACATAAAGATAAGGTGCCGGAGGAGTGGATTAGAAAACAAACACTCGTAAATGCCGAGCGCTATATTACTGAAGAGTTAAAGGAATACGAAGCCAAAATATTAGGAGCAGAAGAACGTATTTTAGCTATTGAGCAAAAATTGTTTTCAGATTTAGTGGCATGGATGAGCCAGTATATTAAACCGGTACAGCAAAATGCATTTTTAATTGGACAATTAGATTGTTTATGCGGATTTGCGCAACTGGCAACCGATAACGATTATGTGTATCCTACTATAGACGATACATTTGATTTGGAAATTACAGAAGGGCGTCACCCGGTGATAGAAAAGCAACTACCAATAGGCGAGCCTTATATCGCGAACGATGTGTTTTTAGATCGCTCGTCGCAACAAATCATCATGATTACAGGGCCTAATATGTCTGGTAAATCGGCTATTTTGCGTCAGACAGCTTTAATTGTTTTATTGGCGCAAATAGGAAGTTTTGTTCCGGCAAAAGCAGCGAGAATAGGAGTAGTCGACAAAATATTTACCCGAGTAGGTGCTAGTGATAATATTTCGATGGGAGAATCGACATTTATGGTCGAGATGAATGAAACGGCATCTATTCTTAATAATATGTCTGAACGTAGTTTAGTGTTGCTTGACGAGATAGGACGTGGTACAAGTACTTACGATGGGATTTCTATTGCTTGGGCTATTAGCGAATATTTGCACGAGCATCCTGCTAAAGCAAAAACACTGTTTGCTACGCATTATCATGAATTGAATGAAATGACCGAAACGTTTTCTAGAATCAAGAATTTTAATGTATCGGTGAAAGAACTAAAAGATAATGTTTTATTCTTGCGTAAGTTGGTTGAAGGCGGGAGCGAACATAGTTTTGGAATTCATGTGGCAAAGATGGCAGGAATGCCTCAACAAGTGTTACATCGTGCCAATACAATTTTAAAGAAATTAGAGAAATCGCATTCTAGTGAAGAACTAACCGATAAGGTAAAAACAATATCAGACGATTTGCAATTAAGCTTTTTTAATCTTGACGACCCTTTATTAGAAAACATAAAAGAGGAAATTGTTAACACCGATATCGATACCTTAACACCGGTAGAGGCCTTAATGAAGCTAAACGAGATTAAAAGAATGCTTGTTAAGCCCAGTAAAACCGTAAAAAGTTAG
- a CDS encoding TonB-dependent receptor, with protein sequence MHCQVQITGTVLEFNSDKNEKVIPQANVIWLNSTIGTSTDENGNFSVPYKNEFKKIIISSVGYRTDTITVNRPNLGKIWLHPNLELEEILIRKKLNPIQKSLFQIQNVVNVDSREMLKAACCNLSESFETNPAVDVNISDAITGAKQIQMLGLNSPYLLFTQENMPSIRGASQIYGLSFIPGSWIESIQITKGAGNVLNGFESISGQINTELVKPLTDYKFFLNMYANIFERYEFNARYNKKLSEKLATGFYLHSNLRNGKIDHNSDNFLDIPLAKQINFMNRWQYVDPLKGWVSFFNAQYLFDEKQTGEKSFNPDIDKFTNNAWGSEVKSSRLDLFAKLGYVFPDLPYQSVGYQMAFSHHNQYSYYGLNEYNIEQQSYYSNLIFNSIIGSTQHKFKTGLNFTFDNFNEDVNRHSWDRRDNSVGAFFEYTYDNLDKLSFVLGIRVDNHNRLGAFITPRLHLRYSLWNRASLRFSGGRGKRAANIFTENQQFFASSRSVNIENNGGNIYSLDSEIAWNTGIGLIQKLYLWDRAFDFSVDYYITDFEEQVVVDWENPREISFYNLKGNSVSKSLQLDINYELFQNLNLRLTYKNYDVKIDYNSGTLQKPLQPEHRFFMNISYETPRKTRESQWKIDFTIHWTGEQRLPNTVSNPIEYQLGTYSESYSIMNFNLTRVLNEKIDLYLGGENIGNSVQKNPILGADDPFGSYFDSTLLYAPVLGGTYYLGFRFKLRH encoded by the coding sequence ATGCATTGCCAGGTACAAATTACCGGTACCGTTTTAGAGTTCAATTCTGATAAAAATGAAAAAGTGATACCGCAGGCCAATGTTATTTGGTTAAATAGTACTATTGGAACGTCTACTGATGAAAATGGAAATTTTAGTGTTCCATATAAAAATGAATTTAAAAAGATAATAATAAGTTCAGTAGGATATAGAACCGATACAATAACTGTTAATAGGCCTAATTTGGGAAAAATATGGCTGCATCCTAATTTGGAGTTAGAAGAGATTCTAATACGGAAAAAACTTAATCCTATTCAAAAATCTTTATTCCAAATTCAAAATGTAGTTAATGTGGATAGCCGAGAAATGCTTAAGGCGGCATGTTGTAATCTATCTGAATCTTTTGAAACAAATCCAGCTGTGGATGTAAATATTTCAGATGCTATTACAGGGGCAAAACAAATACAGATGTTAGGTTTAAATAGTCCTTATTTGTTATTTACTCAAGAAAATATGCCTTCCATAAGAGGGGCTTCTCAAATTTATGGGCTTTCATTTATTCCTGGCTCTTGGATAGAAAGTATTCAAATTACAAAAGGAGCAGGAAATGTTTTGAATGGTTTTGAAAGTATTTCAGGACAAATAAACACAGAATTAGTAAAACCTCTAACCGACTATAAATTTTTTCTGAATATGTATGCTAATATTTTTGAGCGTTATGAATTTAATGCCCGTTACAATAAAAAATTATCGGAGAAATTAGCAACTGGTTTTTATTTACATTCTAATTTAAGAAATGGGAAAATAGATCACAATTCTGATAATTTTTTAGATATTCCATTGGCTAAGCAAATCAATTTTATGAATAGGTGGCAATATGTAGATCCTTTAAAGGGTTGGGTTAGTTTTTTTAACGCCCAATATCTTTTTGATGAAAAACAGACAGGAGAAAAATCTTTTAATCCTGATATAGATAAATTTACAAATAACGCTTGGGGTAGTGAGGTAAAATCTAGTAGGTTAGATTTATTTGCAAAATTAGGATACGTATTTCCCGATTTGCCTTATCAAAGTGTTGGGTATCAAATGGCCTTTAGTCATCATAATCAGTATTCATATTACGGATTGAACGAATATAACATAGAACAACAGTCGTATTATTCTAATCTTATTTTTAATAGTATTATAGGAAGTACACAGCATAAATTTAAAACAGGACTAAATTTTACTTTTGACAATTTTAACGAAGATGTTAACCGACACAGCTGGGATAGGAGAGATAACTCTGTCGGTGCTTTCTTTGAGTATACTTACGATAATCTTGATAAATTAAGTTTTGTTTTAGGAATAAGGGTCGATAATCATAATAGATTAGGTGCTTTTATAACTCCTAGGTTGCATTTAAGGTATTCCTTATGGAATCGTGCTAGTTTAAGGTTTTCTGGAGGGAGAGGTAAAAGAGCAGCAAATATATTTACAGAAAACCAGCAGTTTTTCGCTTCATCTAGATCTGTAAATATTGAAAATAATGGAGGTAATATATATTCACTTGATTCAGAAATAGCTTGGAATACTGGTATCGGATTAATTCAAAAATTATATTTATGGGATAGAGCATTCGATTTTTCTGTAGATTATTATATTACTGATTTTGAGGAACAGGTCGTGGTAGATTGGGAGAATCCGCGAGAGATATCATTTTATAATTTAAAAGGAAATAGTGTGTCTAAAAGTTTGCAGTTAGATATAAATTATGAGTTATTTCAAAATTTAAACTTGAGGTTAACTTATAAAAATTATGATGTTAAAATAGATTATAATTCAGGTACGTTACAAAAGCCTTTACAACCAGAACATCGGTTTTTTATGAATATCAGTTATGAAACACCTAGAAAAACGAGAGAATCTCAATGGAAAATTGATTTCACGATACATTGGACTGGAGAACAAAGATTACCAAATACGGTTTCTAATCCTATAGAGTATCAATTAGGAACTTATTCGGAGTCATATAGCATAATGAATTTTAACCTTACTCGTGTTCTTAATGAAAAAATTGATTTATATTTAGGGGGAGAGAATATTGGGAATTCTGTGCAAAAAAATCCTATTCTTGGCGCCGATGATCCTTTTGGTTCTTACTTTGATAGTACACTTCTATATGCCCCTGTTTTAGGAGGAACTTATTATTTAGGATTTCGGTTTAAGTTGAGACATTAA
- a CDS encoding heavy-metal-associated domain-containing protein, whose protein sequence is MGRSINIITVLFSIIVLFIVSKVNAQEEYGVKQKNKSIVIQVMGNCGMCKSRIEKASIKVKGVKYASWDIPSKELSLVIDERKCSPIDIKKAIAAVGHDTDLEIARDAVYNELPPCCKFRDPNSIKLDHGSGH, encoded by the coding sequence ATGGGAAGATCAATTAATATAATAACAGTTCTCTTTTCTATTATTGTGCTTTTTATAGTTAGTAAAGTCAATGCTCAGGAGGAATACGGAGTTAAGCAAAAAAATAAAAGTATTGTTATACAAGTAATGGGTAATTGCGGAATGTGTAAATCTCGGATAGAAAAAGCTTCAATAAAAGTAAAGGGAGTAAAATATGCTAGCTGGGATATTCCTTCGAAAGAATTGAGTTTGGTTATAGATGAACGAAAATGCTCTCCTATAGATATTAAAAAAGCTATAGCTGCAGTAGGACACGATACCGATTTAGAGATTGCAAGAGATGCAGTTTATAATGAGCTTCCACCGTGTTGTAAATTTAGGGATCCAAATAGTATTAAATTGGATCATGGGTCTGGGCATTAA
- a CDS encoding tyrosinase family protein codes for MKLIYSLLILLCLYQNVKAQSIRKSYLEMTEYEKIELVDAFYELRNGPDLFNDLAVFHSQFFNFDNTIDPTRLDLHFNLPDEPEREIFLAWHRRQMFEMEQAVQNINPKISLGFWESQSDQALDSPLWNEDFIGSFDVNWNLRRNLGNNGPLPTPNELSALYNITNFFEFSNELERRNVHRGAHVWTGGAMPTPLSPRDPIFYLHHTFVDFVWHNWEETHHNSLFLATSMLRYDGTYIFNGETLPAVNPNDIIDTRSLGVFYGTNGVANLNNYIVSNTFRPQEYFYYQYLIEVGNNFVVPNESNCRIESMNEINFLPGFEAHAGSNLLATIDTNTSLQRTSKKAREIKPYNFDKNINATIIWEEDNKDDTPIIIDTYPNPFTEKITIKLNKKTNCTVGVYNMMGGLIREEVFENTNTIIINNLYGLSTGFYVINVVDTQGNIILAKRVIKM; via the coding sequence ATGAAACTCATATACAGTTTATTAATTCTTTTATGTTTATATCAGAACGTAAAAGCGCAAAGTATTCGAAAAAGTTATTTGGAAATGACAGAATACGAAAAAATTGAATTAGTGGATGCTTTTTACGAGTTACGAAATGGTCCAGATTTATTTAATGATTTGGCTGTATTTCATAGCCAGTTTTTTAATTTTGATAACACTATAGACCCCACACGTTTAGATCTCCACTTTAATCTTCCAGACGAACCTGAGCGTGAAATATTTTTGGCTTGGCACAGACGTCAAATGTTCGAAATGGAACAAGCCGTACAAAATATAAATCCAAAAATAAGCTTGGGATTTTGGGAAAGCCAAAGCGACCAAGCATTAGACTCTCCACTATGGAACGAGGATTTCATAGGTAGTTTTGACGTGAATTGGAATTTACGGAGAAATTTAGGAAACAATGGTCCACTTCCGACTCCTAATGAACTGTCTGCTTTATACAATATAACAAACTTTTTTGAATTTTCTAACGAATTAGAAAGACGCAATGTACACAGAGGTGCACACGTATGGACGGGTGGAGCTATGCCTACCCCACTATCTCCAAGAGATCCCATTTTTTATCTTCACCATACCTTTGTAGATTTTGTTTGGCATAATTGGGAAGAAACCCACCACAACTCCTTATTTCTAGCCACTTCCATGCTGAGATATGATGGAACTTATATTTTTAATGGAGAAACTCTACCAGCAGTGAATCCTAATGACATTATAGACACCAGATCACTTGGAGTATTCTATGGAACCAATGGGGTGGCAAATCTAAACAACTATATTGTAAGTAACACATTTAGACCACAAGAGTACTTTTATTATCAATACCTTATAGAAGTAGGCAATAATTTTGTAGTGCCAAATGAATCAAATTGCAGAATAGAATCTATGAATGAGATTAATTTCCTTCCTGGTTTCGAAGCCCATGCCGGATCTAATTTATTAGCAACAATAGATACTAATACTAGCTTACAAAGAACAAGTAAGAAAGCGAGAGAAATAAAACCATATAATTTTGATAAAAATATAAATGCTACTATTATTTGGGAAGAAGATAATAAAGACGATACTCCAATAATTATAGACACCTATCCAAATCCTTTTACTGAAAAAATCACAATAAAACTTAACAAGAAAACTAATTGCACTGTTGGAGTATATAATATGATGGGTGGTTTAATTCGTGAAGAAGTCTTTGAAAACACTAATACCATAATTATTAATAATTTATATGGCCTTTCAACTGGATTTTATGTTATTAATGTAGTGGATACACAAGGAAATATCATTCTCGCCAAACGTGTAATAAAAATGTAA